One Quadrisphaera sp. RL12-1S DNA segment encodes these proteins:
- a CDS encoding type B 50S ribosomal protein L31 encodes MKKDLHPEYGPVVFRDATAGTAFLSRSTAVSRAKGTVEWEDGSTYPVIDVDVSSASHPFWTGRSRVLDSEGRVERFRRRYGQRPADRR; translated from the coding sequence GTGAAGAAGGACCTGCATCCCGAGTACGGCCCCGTCGTGTTCCGCGACGCCACGGCGGGGACGGCCTTCCTGTCCCGGTCCACCGCGGTGTCCCGGGCCAAGGGCACCGTCGAGTGGGAGGACGGGAGCACGTACCCCGTCATCGACGTGGACGTCTCCTCCGCCAGCCACCCGTTCTGGACCGGCCGCTCGCGCGTCCTCGACTCCGAGGGCCGCGTGGAGCGCTTCCGCCGCCGCTACGGGCAGCGGCCCGCCGACCGCCGGTGA
- the ykgO gene encoding type B 50S ribosomal protein L36, whose translation MKVRSSLRSLARQPGSKVVRRRGHLYVINKLNPRFKARQG comes from the coding sequence GTGAAGGTCCGCTCCTCGCTGCGCTCGCTCGCGCGCCAGCCCGGCTCCAAGGTGGTCCGCCGGCGCGGCCACCTCTACGTCATCAACAAGCTCAACCCGCGCTTCAAGGCGCGCCAGGGCTGA
- a CDS encoding YibE/F family protein — MAADPHEHTGHSGHTGHGHTRPDGSRPGDDVRVGTTARRVVVVLAVLCALASAVGVALLWPPSGTLEELRTQVSAGGSVITDVEARADSLQQKQCPGTTLDRLPNGTVPATASCPTLTATVLQGPAKGQQVQVDVPAQVAEGGISPGDRVDLGYFPPTPGNDATWQWVDFSRTRPLGLAVGAFALLTVLVARKRGAAALGGMVLAAAVLAFFMIPALLAGKPPLLVSVAGCTAIMSVVLYLTHGFSLRTAAAHLGTVSGLLLVGVAAHVMVGATHLQGLSDEDSAYLGQLTSMSTLRGLVVAGIVLAGVGVLNDVTITQASAVWEVREHAPGASFTTLVRSGMRVGRDHLASTVYTVAFAYAGAALPVLVILAVTDPRWIDAVGSSAIAEEVIRTALGGACVALSVPITTAVAAAAVARASVQRPARGAVELPETRAATGAEPAGPPAGAEVPWELSPRQVVVPQPLGRRAQRAAEEQARRQRR, encoded by the coding sequence GTGGCCGCAGACCCGCACGAGCACACCGGGCACTCCGGGCACACCGGGCACGGGCACACCCGTCCCGACGGCAGCCGCCCCGGCGACGACGTGCGGGTGGGCACGACCGCGCGACGCGTCGTCGTCGTCCTCGCGGTGCTGTGCGCTCTCGCCTCGGCGGTGGGGGTGGCGCTGCTGTGGCCCCCCTCGGGCACGCTGGAGGAGCTCCGCACCCAGGTCAGCGCGGGCGGGTCGGTCATCACCGACGTCGAGGCGCGCGCCGACTCCCTGCAGCAGAAGCAGTGCCCGGGCACCACGCTGGACCGGCTGCCCAACGGCACCGTCCCCGCCACCGCGAGCTGCCCGACGCTGACGGCCACCGTGCTCCAGGGCCCCGCGAAGGGCCAGCAGGTGCAGGTGGACGTGCCCGCGCAGGTGGCCGAGGGCGGCATCAGCCCCGGTGACCGGGTGGACCTGGGCTACTTCCCGCCCACGCCCGGCAACGACGCGACCTGGCAGTGGGTGGACTTCTCGCGCACCCGCCCGCTGGGCCTGGCCGTGGGGGCGTTCGCCCTGCTCACGGTGCTGGTAGCCCGCAAGCGCGGCGCGGCGGCGCTCGGGGGGATGGTGCTGGCCGCCGCCGTGCTGGCCTTCTTCATGATCCCCGCCCTGCTCGCGGGGAAGCCGCCGCTGCTGGTGTCGGTGGCGGGCTGCACGGCGATCATGTCGGTGGTGCTCTACCTGACGCACGGGTTCAGCCTGCGGACGGCCGCGGCGCACCTGGGCACGGTGAGCGGCCTGCTGCTGGTGGGGGTGGCCGCGCACGTCATGGTCGGGGCGACGCACCTGCAGGGCCTGTCCGACGAGGACTCCGCCTACCTGGGCCAGCTCACCTCGATGAGCACGCTGCGGGGTCTGGTGGTGGCCGGGATCGTGCTCGCGGGCGTGGGGGTGCTCAACGACGTCACCATCACCCAGGCCTCCGCGGTGTGGGAGGTCCGCGAGCACGCCCCCGGCGCCTCGTTCACCACGCTGGTCCGCTCCGGCATGCGCGTGGGCCGCGACCACCTGGCCTCCACCGTCTACACGGTGGCCTTCGCCTACGCGGGGGCCGCGCTGCCGGTGCTGGTGATCCTGGCGGTGACCGACCCGCGCTGGATCGACGCGGTGGGCTCCAGCGCGATCGCCGAAGAGGTCATCAGGACCGCCCTGGGCGGCGCGTGCGTGGCCCTGTCGGTGCCCATCACGACGGCGGTGGCGGCGGCCGCCGTGGCCCGCGCGTCGGTGCAGCGCCCGGCTCGCGGTGCGGTCGAGCTGCCGGAGACCCGTGCGGCCACGGGTGCTGAGCCCGCTGGTCCGCCCGCGGGTGCGGAGGTGCCGTGGGAGCTGTCCCCGCGGCAGGTCGTGGTGCCGCAGCCCCTCGGACGGCGAGCACAGCGGGCCGCAGAGGAGCAGGCACGTCGTCAGCGCCGCTGA
- a CDS encoding CvpA family protein, protein MTAPSSQTLLDVAVAVLVVAAVLLGARAGWRTGASRSVLSLAGLVAGAVVGLALSAWLVGGHLSALVHLLLVAACVLGGALVGSALGGAVGDLLGRGLSRLHLGLLDRTAGAGVRAVVALVVCSALAGLVLAFAPPSSAVARSSVVSDLADVVPPARSVVDDVRTALPTGAGDDLLALVPAPAGAAADAPSGSSLRSVGERAAASVVEVQAPTCTAGRTSQGTGFYAASSSGQRFVVTNAHVVGSATRVTVQGQQGSQAARVVVDDPTADVAVLAVDGKAGPALTLASGNAANGTPAVVLGHPEGGPLTATGAVVLQRLPVAEGTESAGLMPGVREAFRLAAEVRHGNSGSPLLDTSGTVIGVVNAVGLTGDGTGYALTLPAVRADLEAAASGGSTTTTTDGGTSGGC, encoded by the coding sequence GTGACCGCGCCCTCGTCGCAGACGCTGCTCGACGTCGCCGTCGCCGTCCTCGTGGTGGCGGCGGTGCTCTTGGGGGCCCGGGCCGGGTGGCGCACGGGTGCCAGCCGCTCGGTGCTCTCCCTGGCCGGCCTGGTGGCCGGCGCCGTGGTGGGTCTCGCGCTGTCGGCGTGGCTGGTGGGCGGGCACCTGTCCGCGCTGGTGCACCTGCTGCTCGTGGCCGCGTGCGTGCTCGGCGGCGCCCTCGTGGGGTCCGCGCTCGGCGGCGCCGTCGGCGACCTGCTCGGACGGGGCCTGTCGCGGCTGCACCTGGGGCTGCTCGACCGGACCGCCGGGGCGGGCGTGCGCGCCGTCGTCGCCCTGGTGGTGTGCTCGGCCCTGGCGGGGCTGGTCCTGGCGTTCGCGCCGCCGTCCAGCGCGGTGGCCCGCAGCAGCGTGGTCTCCGACCTCGCGGACGTGGTGCCGCCCGCGCGCAGCGTGGTCGACGACGTGCGCACGGCGCTGCCCACGGGTGCTGGTGACGACCTGCTCGCCCTCGTGCCCGCACCGGCCGGTGCCGCGGCCGACGCCCCGAGCGGGTCGTCGCTGCGCTCCGTGGGCGAGCGGGCAGCCGCCAGCGTGGTGGAGGTCCAGGCCCCCACCTGCACCGCAGGACGCACCTCCCAAGGCACCGGCTTCTACGCCGCCTCCAGCTCCGGTCAGCGCTTCGTGGTCACCAACGCGCACGTCGTCGGCTCCGCCACGCGCGTCACGGTGCAGGGGCAGCAGGGCAGCCAGGCGGCCCGCGTCGTCGTCGACGACCCGACCGCCGACGTCGCGGTGCTCGCCGTGGACGGGAAGGCCGGACCGGCCCTCACCCTGGCCAGCGGGAACGCGGCCAACGGCACCCCGGCCGTGGTGCTCGGGCACCCCGAGGGCGGTCCGCTGACCGCCACCGGCGCCGTGGTGCTGCAGCGGCTCCCGGTCGCCGAGGGCACCGAGTCCGCCGGGCTCATGCCGGGGGTGCGCGAGGCGTTCCGCCTGGCCGCCGAGGTGCGGCACGGCAACAGCGGCAGCCCGCTGCTCGACACCTCCGGCACGGTCATCGGCGTGGTGAACGCCGTGGGCCTGACCGGCGACGGCACCGGGTACGCGCTCACGCTGCCCGCGGTGCGCGCCGACCTCGAGGCCGCCGCCAGCGGCGGCTCCACCACCACGACCACGGACGGAGGGACGAGCGGTGGCTGCTGA
- the rpsN gene encoding 30S ribosomal protein S14 encodes MAKKSKIAKDAQRREVVARYAERRGELKRLSTAASATEEQRAEARAALQRLPRDASPTRLRNRDAVDGRPRAYYRKFGLSRVRLREQALAGELPGVTKSSW; translated from the coding sequence ATGGCCAAGAAGAGCAAGATCGCCAAGGACGCCCAGCGCCGCGAGGTCGTCGCGCGGTACGCGGAGCGGCGCGGCGAGCTCAAGCGCCTGTCCACCGCCGCCAGCGCCACCGAGGAGCAGCGCGCCGAAGCCCGCGCCGCCCTCCAGCGCCTCCCGCGCGACGCCAGCCCCACCCGGCTGCGCAACCGCGACGCCGTCGACGGCCGCCCCCGCGCCTACTACCGGAAGTTCGGGCTCTCCCGCGTCCGGCTGCGCGAGCAGGCGCTCGCGGGCGAGCTGCCCGGTGTGACCAAGTCCAGCTGGTAG
- a CDS encoding GTP-binding protein, with translation MTASRLPVTAVTAVDAASRDAVVLSVQLDAPDAVVVRHDLTGAGRGLLRRVVSDGTGVLEDVAVPLEHACLACAVREDLLPTLVRLAELGRWRAALLALPLASEPVPVVRGLLGLLGGAAADRAVRERLRLAGVVCAVDGAVAERDLLGDDLLDERDLEHGPDDARSVGEVLARQLRGADLVLAPGADPRTHTLLEHLALPGSVQLDGASDLGADQLLLPRHDPAASRLWDDPRAVAPSGAADARGVWSLDLHDWRPAHPERLRENLEALASGRLVGRGRFWLPSRPGTVGMWDGAGGQLSVGDAGPWAATGAPVERSTRLVVTGVEEDPDRVRGAFAASLLTEAELARGLASWAGRSDGFEPWMGEAAVDGAVDGAA, from the coding sequence GTGACCGCCTCCCGCCTGCCCGTCACCGCCGTGACCGCCGTCGACGCCGCCTCCCGCGACGCCGTGGTGCTCAGCGTCCAGCTCGACGCCCCCGACGCCGTCGTCGTCCGCCACGACCTCACCGGCGCCGGCCGCGGGCTGCTGCGCCGCGTGGTCAGCGACGGCACCGGGGTGCTGGAGGACGTCGCCGTCCCCCTCGAGCACGCCTGCCTGGCCTGCGCGGTCCGCGAGGACCTGCTGCCCACGCTGGTGCGCCTGGCCGAGCTGGGGCGCTGGCGCGCGGCCCTGCTCGCGCTGCCGCTGGCCAGCGAGCCGGTACCGGTGGTGCGCGGCCTGCTGGGGCTGCTCGGCGGCGCCGCCGCGGACCGCGCCGTGCGCGAGCGGCTGCGCCTGGCCGGGGTGGTCTGCGCCGTCGACGGCGCGGTCGCCGAGCGCGACCTCCTCGGGGACGACCTGCTGGACGAGCGCGACCTCGAGCACGGCCCGGACGACGCGCGCAGCGTGGGAGAGGTCCTCGCACGGCAGCTGCGCGGTGCGGACCTCGTGCTCGCTCCCGGCGCCGACCCGCGCACGCACACCCTGCTCGAGCACCTCGCCCTGCCGGGGTCCGTGCAGCTGGACGGCGCCAGCGACCTCGGCGCCGACCAGCTGCTGCTCCCGCGCCACGACCCGGCCGCCTCCCGGCTCTGGGACGACCCCCGTGCGGTGGCGCCCAGCGGCGCCGCGGACGCCCGCGGCGTGTGGAGCCTGGACCTGCACGACTGGCGACCCGCCCACCCCGAGCGCCTCCGCGAGAACCTCGAGGCCCTCGCCAGCGGCCGGCTCGTGGGCCGGGGGCGGTTCTGGCTGCCCTCCCGCCCCGGGACCGTGGGGATGTGGGACGGGGCGGGCGGCCAGCTCAGCGTGGGTGACGCCGGGCCGTGGGCGGCCACGGGCGCGCCGGTGGAGCGCAGCACCCGCCTGGTGGTGACCGGCGTGGAGGAGGACCCCGACCGCGTGCGAGGGGCGTTCGCCGCGAGCCTGCTCACCGAGGCCGAGCTGGCGCGAGGCCTCGCCTCCTGGGCGGGTCGCAGCGACGGCTTCGAGCCGTGGATGGGCGAGGCTGCGGTCGACGGGGCGGTCGACGGGGCGGCTTGA
- the rpmG gene encoding 50S ribosomal protein L33 produces MAKTQDVRPVIKLRSTAGTGYTYVTRKNRRNDPERMVLRKFDPVVRRHVDFREER; encoded by the coding sequence GTGGCGAAGACCCAGGACGTCCGCCCCGTCATCAAGCTCCGCTCCACCGCGGGCACGGGCTACACGTACGTGACGCGCAAGAACCGCCGCAACGACCCCGAGCGGATGGTCCTGCGCAAGTTCGACCCCGTCGTGCGCCGCCACGTCGACTTCCGCGAGGAGCGCTGA
- the rpmB gene encoding 50S ribosomal protein L28, which yields MTRPCQVTGRRGRSGHAISHSHRRTKRRFEPNTQSKRYWVPSLGRHVRLDLTPAGMRVIDRRGIDAVVADLAARGEVR from the coding sequence ATGACCCGTCCCTGCCAGGTGACCGGGCGCCGCGGGCGCTCCGGCCACGCCATCTCCCACTCCCACCGGCGCACCAAGCGCCGCTTCGAGCCCAACACGCAGTCCAAGCGCTACTGGGTGCCGTCCCTGGGCAGGCACGTCCGCCTGGACCTCACGCCCGCCGGCATGCGGGTCATCGACAGGCGCGGCATCGACGCCGTCGTCGCCGACCTCGCCGCCCGCGGGGAGGTGCGCTGA